Proteins encoded by one window of Nisaea sediminum:
- a CDS encoding aromatic ring-hydroxylating dioxygenase subunit alpha, giving the protein MGQHSFPLNAWYAAAWDVEVGRTLLARKIAGTPIVLYRKESDEATALADACWHRLLPLSKGWLNGDNVVCGYHGLEYDESGRCVYMPSQDTINPSACVKSYPIVERHRFVWIWPGDPALADPDLVPDLHWNDSPGWTSDGKMIPVRCNYRLVVDNLMDLTHETYVHGSSIGNRAVAESPFTVTHSEKTATVTRWMENIEPPPFWRGQLGKPGNVDRWQIINFEAPCTIAIDVGVAPAGTGAPDGDRSQGVNGFVLNTITPETESTCLYFWAFARNYDLENQARTTQLREGVATIFREDEEVLEAQQKAIEANPDHVFYNLNIDAGSMWARKLIDRMIARETSLAEAAE; this is encoded by the coding sequence ATGGGACAGCATAGCTTTCCGCTCAATGCATGGTACGCGGCGGCGTGGGACGTCGAGGTCGGTCGCACGCTCCTGGCGCGCAAGATCGCCGGCACGCCTATCGTTCTCTACCGTAAGGAAAGCGACGAGGCGACGGCACTGGCGGATGCCTGCTGGCATCGCCTCCTCCCCCTCTCCAAGGGCTGGCTCAACGGCGACAATGTGGTCTGCGGCTATCACGGGCTCGAATATGATGAGTCCGGTCGATGTGTATACATGCCGTCGCAGGACACGATTAACCCGTCCGCCTGTGTGAAAAGTTATCCGATCGTGGAGCGTCACCGTTTCGTCTGGATCTGGCCCGGGGATCCGGCACTGGCCGATCCCGACCTGGTGCCCGACCTGCACTGGAACGACAGTCCGGGCTGGACCTCGGACGGGAAGATGATCCCGGTCCGCTGCAATTACCGCCTCGTGGTCGACAACCTGATGGACCTGACCCACGAGACCTATGTGCACGGCTCCTCCATCGGCAACCGCGCGGTTGCGGAGTCCCCTTTCACGGTGACCCATTCGGAAAAGACAGCGACCGTGACCCGCTGGATGGAAAACATCGAGCCGCCGCCCTTCTGGCGCGGCCAGCTCGGCAAGCCGGGCAATGTGGACCGCTGGCAGATCATCAATTTCGAGGCGCCCTGCACCATTGCCATCGATGTCGGCGTGGCGCCCGCCGGAACCGGCGCGCCGGACGGCGACCGCAGCCAGGGCGTCAACGGCTTCGTGCTGAACACGATCACCCCCGAGACGGAGAGTACCTGCCTCTATTTCTGGGCCTTCGCCCGCAACTACGATCTCGAGAACCAGGCGCGCACAACTCAGTTACGCGAGGGCGTTGCCACGATCTTCCGCGAGGACGAGGAGGTCCTGGAAGCGCAGCAGAAGGCCATCGAGGCCAATCCGGACCACGTCTTCTACAATCTGAACATCGATGCCGGTTCGATGTGGGCCCGCAAGCTGATCGACCGGATGATCGCGCGCGAAACCTCGCTCGCAGAGGCGGCCGAATGA
- a CDS encoding (2Fe-2S)-binding protein, producing the protein MAKLHVTTTINGEPTEFLCEPHHTMLDVLRDNLGLTGSKEGCGSGDCGACSITLDDRLVCSCLMLAAEAEGHEIKTIEGMAEGDKLHPLQQKFLEMAALQCGICTPGVLVAADALLKKNPNPSETEVRYWLAGNLCRCTGYDKIVRAVLETAAEMRGAAE; encoded by the coding sequence ATGGCGAAACTCCATGTGACCACCACGATCAACGGCGAGCCGACGGAATTCCTCTGCGAGCCGCATCACACCATGCTCGACGTCCTCCGGGACAATCTCGGCCTGACCGGCTCGAAGGAGGGCTGCGGATCCGGCGACTGCGGCGCCTGCAGCATCACGCTCGACGACCGGCTGGTCTGCTCCTGCCTGATGCTCGCCGCCGAGGCGGAAGGCCATGAGATTAAGACCATCGAGGGCATGGCGGAGGGCGACAAGCTGCATCCGCTGCAGCAGAAGTTCCTCGAGATGGCCGCGCTGCAGTGCGGCATCTGCACGCCCGGTGTGCTCGTCGCCGCCGACGCGTTGCTGAAAAAGAATCCGAACCCGAGTGAAACCGAAGTGCGGTACTGGCTTGCCGGCAACCTCTGCCGGTGCACGGGCTATGACAAGATTGTCCGCGCCGTCCTCGAGACCGCGGCCGAGATGCGGGGGGCAGCAGAATGA
- a CDS encoding TRAP transporter large permease encodes MTKLEMAIWSFPVLLLLILFRMPIGLAMLVIGIGGSVLVNGSWIPVLSQLKSLPFETFSNYSLGIIPLFLMMGQFATHGGLSKSLFDAAESWLGHRKGGVAMAAVGACAGFGAVCGSSLATAATMAQVALPELKRFGYSGSLSTGALAAGGTLGILIPPSVVLVIYALLTEQNIAKLFLAAVVPGIIAAAGYMLAIAIYVRLKPDSAGQRDATPMSQRIKATIAIWPVLTVFIVVVGGIYAGFFTPTEGAAFGAAGTGLIAVLNGGLTKERLVASLSQTASSSAMIFFIVLGAAAFNSFLAFAQLPQEAALWVTSQGFAPYTVLIAILILYLILGCFMDSLSMILLTVPIFFPVVSQLDYGMSAEAFGLWFGVLVLIVVEVGLITPPVGMNLFVINSMARDTPMLQTYNGVVPFLVSDLLRVILLTAFPVFSIWFLTS; translated from the coding sequence ATGACCAAGCTCGAAATGGCGATCTGGTCCTTCCCTGTCCTCCTGCTGCTGATCCTGTTCCGCATGCCCATCGGGCTCGCCATGCTGGTGATCGGCATCGGCGGTTCGGTGCTGGTGAACGGGAGCTGGATCCCCGTGCTCTCGCAGCTGAAATCGCTGCCGTTCGAGACCTTCTCGAACTATTCCCTCGGCATCATTCCGCTTTTCCTCATGATGGGTCAGTTCGCGACCCACGGCGGCCTCTCCAAATCCCTGTTCGACGCGGCTGAATCCTGGCTCGGGCACCGCAAGGGCGGCGTCGCGATGGCTGCGGTCGGCGCCTGTGCCGGCTTCGGCGCGGTCTGCGGCTCCTCGCTCGCGACCGCCGCGACCATGGCCCAGGTGGCCCTGCCCGAACTCAAGCGCTTCGGCTATTCCGGCTCGCTCTCGACCGGCGCGCTGGCCGCCGGCGGAACGCTCGGGATTCTCATCCCGCCCTCCGTCGTCCTGGTGATCTACGCCCTGCTGACCGAGCAGAACATCGCCAAGCTGTTCCTCGCCGCCGTCGTGCCCGGCATCATCGCCGCCGCCGGCTACATGCTGGCCATCGCGATCTATGTCCGTCTGAAGCCGGACAGCGCCGGGCAGCGCGATGCGACCCCGATGAGCCAGCGGATCAAGGCGACCATCGCCATCTGGCCGGTGCTCACCGTCTTCATCGTCGTCGTCGGCGGGATCTATGCCGGTTTCTTCACCCCGACCGAGGGCGCCGCTTTCGGCGCGGCCGGAACCGGCCTGATCGCCGTGCTGAACGGCGGCCTCACGAAGGAACGGCTGGTCGCCTCGCTCAGCCAGACCGCGAGTTCGAGCGCGATGATCTTCTTCATCGTGCTCGGCGCGGCAGCGTTCAATTCCTTCCTCGCCTTCGCCCAGCTGCCGCAGGAAGCGGCGCTCTGGGTGACCTCTCAGGGTTTCGCGCCCTACACGGTGCTGATCGCGATCCTCATCCTCTATCTGATCCTCGGCTGTTTCATGGACTCGCTCTCCATGATCCTGCTGACCGTGCCGATCTTCTTCCCGGTCGTCAGCCAGCTCGATTACGGCATGTCCGCGGAAGCCTTCGGGCTCTGGTTCGGGGTGCTCGTGCTGATCGTCGTGGAGGTCGGACTGATCACCCCGCCTGTCGGCATGAATCTCTTCGTCATCAACTCGATGGCGCGGGATACCCCGATGCTGCAAACCTATAACGGCGTGGTGCCCTTCCTCGTCAGCGACCTGCTGCGGGTGATCCTGCTGACCGCTTTCCCGGTCTTCTCGATCTGGTTCCTGACCTCCTGA
- a CDS encoding TRAP transporter substrate-binding protein, whose protein sequence is MLKKLIAAGFVAGLALSPLAASAQDVTLKLHQLLPLKATIPAGFLTPWIEKVEKESGGRIKIEHYPSMQLGGKPPQLAQQVTDGAVDMIWTVMGYTPGRFPKAEAFELPFMISTSAEASSRALQEYAEKHMKDDFPGMKVIALHTHGPGLIHSKNPVGKLEDLKGMKLRGPTRVITDMLATLGAVPVGMPVPAVPEAVSKGVIDGAVIPWEVTLPLKMSELVKNHTGFSGDKALYTATFLFAMNQASYDKLPADLKKVIDDNSGVEAAAWAGRAMEAGDAVGLKKAQGAGNNIITLDDAETKRWAEAAASVEKAWIAEMSGKGLDAQALVDDAKALIAKHSK, encoded by the coding sequence ATGCTCAAGAAACTGATCGCCGCCGGCTTCGTCGCCGGCCTTGCGCTCTCGCCATTGGCGGCAAGCGCGCAGGACGTGACACTGAAACTGCACCAGCTGCTGCCGCTGAAGGCCACGATCCCGGCGGGTTTCCTGACCCCATGGATCGAAAAGGTCGAGAAAGAGTCCGGCGGACGGATCAAGATCGAGCACTATCCCTCCATGCAGCTCGGCGGCAAACCGCCCCAGCTCGCCCAGCAGGTCACCGACGGCGCCGTCGACATGATCTGGACCGTCATGGGCTATACACCGGGCCGCTTCCCGAAGGCCGAGGCTTTCGAGCTGCCCTTCATGATCTCGACCAGTGCCGAGGCCTCTTCGCGGGCGCTTCAGGAATATGCCGAGAAGCACATGAAGGACGACTTTCCGGGCATGAAGGTCATCGCTCTGCACACCCACGGTCCGGGCCTGATCCATTCCAAGAATCCGGTCGGCAAGCTTGAGGATCTGAAGGGCATGAAGCTGCGCGGCCCGACCCGCGTCATCACGGACATGCTTGCCACCCTCGGCGCTGTGCCGGTCGGCATGCCGGTCCCGGCGGTTCCGGAAGCGGTCTCCAAGGGCGTGATCGACGGCGCGGTGATTCCGTGGGAGGTCACCTTGCCGCTCAAGATGAGCGAGCTCGTGAAGAACCATACCGGCTTCAGCGGCGACAAGGCACTCTACACCGCGACCTTCCTCTTCGCGATGAACCAGGCGAGCTATGACAAGCTGCCGGCCGACCTGAAGAAGGTTATCGACGACAATTCCGGCGTCGAGGCTGCAGCTTGGGCGGGCCGCGCGATGGAAGCGGGCGATGCCGTCGGCCTGAAGAAGGCCCAGGGCGCCGGCAACAACATCATCACGCTCGACGATGCCGAGACCAAGCGCTGGGCAGAGGCCGCGGCGTCGGTCGAAAAGGCCTGGATCGCGGAAATGTCAGGCAAGGGTCTCGACGCTCAGGCCCTGGTGGACGACGCCAAGGCGCTGATCGCCAAGCACAGCAAGTAA
- the pcaH gene encoding protocatechuate 3,4-dioxygenase subunit beta, which translates to MSLTNQRPAASFFARDRGWQPEALTPQYKTSVARSPSRALLSMPQTLSEITGPVFGHNIIGPLDNDLILNFAKPGESAIGPRIYVYGRVLDETGRGVPNVLVEFWQANAGGRYRHAKEGYIAPLDPNFGGCGRCITAEDGSYEFRTVQPGPYPWPNRGNDWRPAHIHFSLFGQGFAQRLITQMYFEGDPMIWKCPIVDVVPHREGIESLIAQLDMDSTVPMDARAYKFDMVLRGRRSTLFENRLEGN; encoded by the coding sequence ATGAGCCTGACGAACCAGAGGCCGGCAGCCAGTTTCTTTGCCAGGGACCGGGGCTGGCAGCCGGAAGCCCTGACCCCGCAATACAAGACCTCGGTCGCGCGTTCGCCGAGCCGGGCGTTGCTGAGCATGCCGCAGACCCTGAGCGAAATTACCGGCCCGGTGTTCGGTCACAACATCATCGGCCCGCTCGACAACGACCTGATCCTGAACTTCGCCAAGCCGGGCGAGAGCGCGATCGGGCCGCGGATCTATGTCTATGGCCGCGTGCTCGACGAGACCGGCCGCGGCGTGCCGAACGTGCTGGTGGAATTCTGGCAGGCCAATGCCGGCGGCCGCTACCGCCATGCCAAGGAAGGCTACATCGCGCCGCTCGACCCGAATTTCGGCGGCTGCGGGCGCTGCATCACCGCCGAGGACGGCAGCTACGAGTTCCGCACCGTTCAGCCCGGCCCCTATCCCTGGCCGAACCGCGGCAACGACTGGCGCCCGGCACATATCCACTTCTCGCTGTTCGGCCAGGGCTTCGCCCAGCGCCTGATCACACAGATGTATTTCGAAGGCGATCCGATGATCTGGAAATGCCCGATCGTCGACGTGGTGCCGCACCGCGAAGGCATCGAAAGCCTGATCGCACAACTCGACATGGACAGCACGGTGCCGATGGATGCCCGTGCCTACAAGTTCGACATGGTCCTGCGCGGCCGCCGCTCGACCCTGTTCGAGAACCGCCTGGAGGGGAACTGA
- a CDS encoding TRAP transporter small permease: MRCGGGTDPPPQRLRDNRKPVRWHPMLTHLCRYLALFGGALLLFITILVVTSVTGRALIPAGLGPIPGDFELVEFATALAVFSFLPWCQLQRGHVSVDILQSVLGKKVDSWLAAFYNTVMTAVSAVILWRLWGGMEDLRTYAETTFILQIPVWWAYAACLPLAALSVFASLWTVLRDVRAALDASRDNGSRAEAGR, translated from the coding sequence ATGCGCTGCGGCGGCGGAACCGATCCGCCGCCGCAGCGGTTACGCGACAACAGAAAACCGGTACGCTGGCACCCGATGCTTACTCACCTCTGCCGATATCTGGCTCTCTTCGGAGGCGCCCTGCTGCTCTTCATCACGATCCTCGTCGTGACGAGCGTGACCGGACGAGCCCTCATTCCCGCAGGGCTCGGCCCGATACCGGGCGATTTCGAGCTCGTGGAATTCGCGACGGCACTCGCCGTCTTCAGCTTCCTTCCCTGGTGCCAACTGCAGCGCGGCCATGTCTCCGTCGACATCTTGCAATCGGTCCTCGGCAAGAAAGTCGATAGCTGGCTGGCGGCCTTCTACAACACGGTCATGACGGCGGTGTCCGCGGTCATTCTCTGGCGCCTCTGGGGCGGCATGGAAGATCTGCGGACATACGCCGAGACCACCTTCATCCTGCAAATCCCCGTCTGGTGGGCCTATGCCGCCTGCCTGCCGCTCGCCGCACTTTCGGTCTTCGCCTCGCTCTGGACCGTGCTGCGCGACGTGCGTGCGGCCCTGGATGCTTCCCGCGACAATGGCTCCCGTGCGGAGGCCGGCCGATGA
- the pcaG gene encoding protocatechuate 3,4-dioxygenase subunit alpha, which produces MQSLYRLKESPSQTAGPYVHIGCVPNFCGIGGVYEEDLGTTMVNDKTKGERISVSGTVYDGTGTPLKDALIEIWQADADGLYPSPEEHRGTADPNFTGFGRKAGDYQTGEWKFETVKPGAVPFPDGRKMAPHISFWIVARGINIGLQTRMYFPDEADANAKDPILTKIEHQNRVPTLIAKKEGDGAYRFDIYLQGENETVFFDF; this is translated from the coding sequence ATGCAATCGCTCTATCGTCTGAAGGAAAGCCCGAGCCAGACCGCGGGCCCGTACGTCCACATCGGCTGTGTGCCGAATTTCTGCGGCATCGGCGGCGTTTACGAGGAAGATCTCGGCACCACCATGGTGAACGACAAGACCAAGGGCGAACGCATCTCCGTCTCCGGCACCGTCTATGACGGTACCGGCACGCCGCTGAAGGACGCCCTGATCGAGATCTGGCAGGCCGATGCGGACGGGCTCTATCCGAGCCCGGAGGAGCATCGCGGCACCGCCGACCCGAACTTCACCGGTTTCGGCCGCAAGGCCGGCGACTACCAGACCGGCGAATGGAAGTTCGAAACCGTGAAGCCCGGCGCCGTGCCGTTCCCGGACGGACGCAAGATGGCGCCGCATATCAGCTTCTGGATCGTCGCCCGCGGCATCAATATCGGCCTGCAGACCCGGATGTACTTCCCGGACGAGGCCGACGCGAACGCCAAGGATCCGATCCTGACGAAGATCGAGCACCAGAACCGGGTGCCGACCCTGATCGCGAAGAAGGAGGGCGACGGCGCCTACCGCTTCGACATCTATCTGCAGGGCGAGAACGAGACCGTGTTCTTCGACTTCTGA
- a CDS encoding PDR/VanB family oxidoreductase, translating into MKGKLNWQAAIVTEVSDAAPGVRVIEFAVRDADAAFSFAPGSHSTFEIPLRGEQAQRSYSCLPSPPGTIRVGVKRHAVSRGGSAYMWALEPGMEVRLSLPENRFELSWRAPSYLLVAGGIGITPLYGMALALARRKIPVRLAYAVSKRSEAAFAEELEAALGEDCAVYAADEGNRLDLGTEIGRLPPDGELYVCGPVRMLNEAKALWADAGRPSSKLRFEVFGAVEDPADRPFRVRLSGENREIEVRPGQTMLDALTEAGVDMIWDCLRGECGLCAVDVVELDGAIDHRDVFFSSEQKAENRSLCTCVSRLMSGSATIDTGFRPGSR; encoded by the coding sequence ATGAAGGGCAAGCTGAACTGGCAGGCCGCTATCGTCACGGAAGTTTCCGATGCGGCCCCCGGCGTACGGGTGATCGAATTCGCCGTCCGGGATGCGGATGCCGCATTCTCCTTCGCGCCGGGATCGCACTCGACCTTCGAGATCCCGCTCAGAGGCGAACAGGCGCAGCGCTCCTACAGCTGTCTTCCGAGCCCGCCGGGAACGATCCGCGTCGGGGTCAAACGCCATGCGGTAAGCCGTGGCGGGTCGGCCTATATGTGGGCCCTAGAACCCGGCATGGAGGTCCGCCTCAGCCTGCCGGAGAACCGTTTCGAGCTGTCCTGGCGCGCACCATCTTACCTGCTGGTCGCCGGCGGCATCGGGATCACGCCGCTCTACGGCATGGCGCTCGCCCTGGCGCGGCGCAAGATCCCGGTCCGCCTCGCCTATGCCGTCTCGAAGCGCAGCGAGGCCGCTTTCGCCGAAGAGCTTGAAGCGGCGCTCGGCGAAGACTGTGCCGTTTATGCCGCCGATGAAGGCAACCGGCTGGATCTCGGCACCGAGATCGGCCGCCTGCCGCCGGACGGAGAGCTCTATGTCTGCGGGCCCGTCCGCATGCTGAATGAGGCGAAAGCGCTCTGGGCCGACGCCGGTCGTCCGTCGAGCAAGCTCCGCTTCGAGGTGTTCGGCGCCGTGGAGGATCCGGCGGACCGTCCGTTCCGGGTCCGGTTGTCCGGCGAGAACCGCGAGATCGAGGTCCGGCCCGGCCAGACAATGCTCGACGCCCTGACCGAGGCCGGCGTCGACATGATCTGGGATTGCCTGCGCGGAGAATGCGGGCTCTGCGCCGTGGACGTCGTCGAGCTCGACGGCGCGATCGACCACCGCGACGTGTTTTTCTCAAGCGAACAGAAGGCGGAAAACAGGAGCCTGTGTACCTGCGTCTCCCGCCTCATGAGTGGAAGCGCGACCATCGATACCGGTTTTCGTCCCGGATCGCGCTGA
- a CDS encoding FAD binding domain-containing protein produces the protein MTEIQYVAPSTLDEAIGAYAAASGAARILAGGTDLLVQMRSGMVKPGLIVDIKKIDELNAIEELPDGGFRIGAAVSGAVLEEHPKFGKVWPGVLEGLNLIGSTQVQGRASAGGNLCNGSPAADSVPALVAAGAIATVKGPNGTRELPVEKVPAGPGKTTLAPGEILVSFTFPARPKGSSDAYLRMIPRTEMDIAVVGCGVSLTMDGDTCTAARVSLGAVAPTVLLVEDAAKALIGSKLDDAALEKAAAACSAACNPINDKRGTIAYRTKVAGVLLKRTTAIAADRAKGG, from the coding sequence ATGACAGAGATCCAATACGTTGCGCCGTCGACACTCGACGAGGCAATCGGCGCCTATGCCGCGGCAAGCGGTGCGGCACGCATTCTGGCCGGCGGCACAGACCTTCTGGTGCAGATGCGCTCCGGTATGGTCAAGCCGGGGCTGATCGTCGACATCAAGAAGATCGACGAGCTGAACGCAATCGAGGAACTGCCCGACGGCGGCTTCCGGATCGGCGCCGCGGTATCCGGTGCGGTTCTCGAGGAGCATCCGAAGTTCGGCAAGGTCTGGCCGGGTGTGCTCGAGGGGCTGAACCTGATCGGCTCGACGCAGGTCCAGGGCCGGGCTTCGGCCGGTGGAAACCTCTGCAACGGCTCGCCTGCCGCGGACAGCGTCCCGGCACTCGTCGCCGCCGGCGCCATCGCGACCGTCAAGGGCCCGAACGGCACCCGCGAGTTGCCGGTCGAAAAGGTCCCGGCGGGTCCCGGCAAGACGACGCTTGCTCCGGGAGAGATCCTGGTCAGCTTCACCTTCCCCGCCCGCCCGAAAGGCTCGAGCGACGCCTATCTGCGGATGATCCCGCGCACCGAGATGGATATCGCCGTGGTCGGCTGCGGCGTCAGCCTCACGATGGACGGCGACACCTGCACGGCGGCCCGGGTGAGCCTCGGCGCCGTCGCTCCGACGGTCCTGCTGGTCGAGGATGCGGCCAAGGCGCTCATCGGCAGCAAGCTGGACGATGCGGCGCTGGAAAAAGCCGCCGCCGCGTGCAGCGCTGCCTGTAACCCGATCAACGACAAGCGCGGCACCATCGCCTACCGGACCAAGGTCGCGGGCGTGCTGCTGAAACGCACCACGGCGATCGCCGCCGATCGCGCCAAGGGAGGCTGA
- a CDS encoding cobalamin-independent methionine synthase II family protein, with protein sequence MTATTPPFRADEVGSLLRPQRLKEARAAFQAGTLDSAGLKNVEDECIREVVAKQESTGLKAVTDGEFRRSWWHFDFLAGLDGVELVSGAKAIQFAGIQTKSESIAVTGKVGFSSHPMLEHFSFLKGAVKTAMPKLTIPSPSVLHFRGGRDAISKEVYPDMDAFYADTAEAYAQAVRSFYDAGCRYLQFDDTVWAYLCSEKERAGIRERGDDPEDLKKNYAAMIAHALKAKPADMTITTHVCRGNFRSSWISEGGYEPVAEVLLGELPYDGYFLEYDSERAGGFEPLRFLPKGKKRVVLGLVTSKFGELENKDGVLARIEEASKFAPLEQFCLSPQCGFASTEEGNILSEEEQWRKLSFIVDVAKEVWGEV encoded by the coding sequence ATGACTGCCACAACTCCACCGTTCCGTGCCGACGAGGTCGGAAGCCTGCTTCGTCCGCAGCGTCTGAAAGAGGCCCGTGCCGCATTCCAGGCTGGGACTCTCGATAGTGCGGGCCTGAAAAATGTCGAGGACGAGTGCATCCGTGAAGTCGTCGCCAAGCAGGAGAGCACCGGCCTCAAGGCGGTGACGGATGGCGAGTTCCGCCGCTCCTGGTGGCATTTCGATTTCCTCGCCGGTCTCGACGGTGTCGAGCTGGTCAGCGGCGCGAAGGCGATCCAGTTCGCCGGAATACAGACCAAGTCGGAAAGCATCGCGGTCACGGGCAAGGTCGGTTTCTCGAGCCACCCGATGCTGGAGCATTTCAGCTTCCTCAAGGGCGCGGTGAAGACGGCGATGCCGAAGCTCACCATCCCGTCTCCCTCCGTGCTGCATTTCCGTGGCGGGCGCGATGCGATCTCGAAAGAGGTCTATCCGGATATGGATGCGTTCTATGCGGACACGGCGGAGGCTTATGCGCAGGCGGTGCGCAGCTTCTATGATGCGGGCTGCCGCTATCTCCAGTTCGACGACACGGTCTGGGCCTATCTTTGTTCGGAAAAGGAACGCGCCGGTATCCGCGAGCGCGGTGACGATCCGGAGGACCTGAAGAAGAACTACGCGGCGATGATCGCGCATGCGCTGAAGGCGAAACCGGCGGACATGACGATCACCACCCATGTCTGCCGCGGCAACTTCCGCTCGAGCTGGATCTCCGAGGGCGGTTACGAACCAGTCGCGGAAGTGCTGCTCGGCGAGCTGCCCTATGACGGCTATTTCCTTGAGTATGATTCCGAGCGGGCAGGTGGCTTCGAGCCGCTCCGGTTCCTGCCGAAAGGCAAGAAGCGGGTCGTACTCGGGCTGGTGACCTCGAAGTTCGGCGAGTTGGAAAACAAGGACGGAGTGCTTGCCCGGATCGAGGAAGCCAGCAAGTTCGCGCCTCTGGAACAGTTCTGTCTCAGCCCGCAATGCGGCTTCGCCTCGACCGAGGAAGGCAACATCCTCTCCGAGGAGGAGCAGTGGCGAAAGCTCTCCTTCATCGTCGACGTGGCGAAGGAGGTCTGGGGCGAGGTCTGA
- a CDS encoding GntR family transcriptional regulator: protein MKSEPDGRRTRATSQSLKAVLGVRDLVMSGSFAPGERLSEPVIARQLGISRTPVRAALARLEQEGLLDVIPSGGYSVRRFSVADVIDAIELRGVLEGTAARLAAERGLAPARLSAFGALLTEMDKIVAEPADSFSYEAYIERNAEFHDMLKDACSSPLIAREIERVTNLSFANPSAFLQAQIELPNFLGSLTVAQGQHKAIIGAIEMREGFRAEALAREHARLARENLDFVLQDERMIERVPALSLVAD, encoded by the coding sequence ATGAAATCCGAACCGGATGGGCGACGGACGCGGGCGACCTCGCAGTCCCTGAAAGCGGTGCTCGGGGTCCGCGACCTGGTGATGTCCGGCAGTTTCGCGCCCGGCGAGCGCCTGTCAGAACCCGTCATCGCGCGTCAGCTTGGAATCTCGCGGACGCCGGTCCGCGCTGCGCTCGCCCGGCTCGAACAGGAAGGCCTTCTGGATGTCATTCCATCCGGCGGATATTCGGTCCGACGCTTCTCGGTCGCAGACGTGATCGACGCCATCGAGCTGCGCGGCGTGCTCGAAGGCACCGCGGCGCGTCTCGCCGCCGAGCGCGGGCTTGCGCCTGCGAGGCTCTCCGCATTCGGCGCCCTGCTGACCGAGATGGACAAGATCGTCGCCGAGCCGGCGGACAGCTTTTCCTACGAGGCCTATATCGAGCGGAATGCCGAGTTCCACGACATGCTGAAGGATGCCTGCAGCAGCCCGCTGATCGCACGGGAGATCGAACGGGTGACCAACCTCTCCTTCGCCAATCCGAGCGCCTTCCTGCAGGCCCAGATCGAGCTGCCGAACTTCCTCGGCAGCCTGACGGTCGCGCAGGGGCAGCACAAGGCAATCATCGGCGCGATCGAGATGCGCGAGGGCTTCCGTGCCGAGGCGCTCGCCCGCGAACATGCGCGCCTTGCCCGGGAAAATCTCGATTTCGTGCTGCAGGACGAGCGCATGATCGAGCGGGTTCCCGCCCTCTCCCTGGTCGCGGACTGA